One Primulina huaijiensis isolate GDHJ02 chromosome 5, ASM1229523v2, whole genome shotgun sequence DNA segment encodes these proteins:
- the LOC140976434 gene encoding uncharacterized protein isoform X2: MAISAGLGFSRLPYYPLRLPLRQCFLQVRVGYTATIEAFDETESEKVIDSQSGGLVHQEAIQWKKFKSKDLGISTSKISRPTRVVLNGLRRKGFEVYLVGGCVRDLILQRIPKDFDIITSAELKEVMRIFSRCEMIGKRFPICHVHIDDTVVEVSSFSTRATRFGRDLSFDLEKPVGCDEKDYNRWRNCLQRDFTINGLMFDPYERLVYDYTGGVNDIRKAKVQTIKPAILSLTEDCARILRAVRIAARLGFRFSRETALALKKLSTSILRLDRGRLLMEVNYMMAYGSAEASLRLLWKVGLLEIILPIQAAYFVNHGFRRRDKRYNMLLSLFSNLDKLLAPDRPCHNSLWFAILAFHKALSDQPRDPLVIAAFSLAVHNGGDLSEAVSIARRISKQHDNSFRELLEPRYLESEELVDDVMGFAGSVRRALTNMTDEYFVSQAMAKYPKSPFSDLVFFPLALYLRVCKIFECVKGGREKGFASKRGSKIDYEELAFGSLKEVRHVFARVIFDTLYPIEHRLKK, encoded by the exons ATGGCCATTTCAGCTGGCTTAGGATTTTCTCGTCTCCCGTATTATCCTCTCCGCTTGCCTCTCCGCCAATGTTTTCTCCAG GTAAGGGTGGGATATACGGCTACAATTGAAGCATTTGATGAAACAGAGAGTGAAAAAG TGATTGATAGCCAGAGTGGTGGTCTTGTGCATCAGGAGGCGATACAGTGGAAAAAGTTTAAGTCCAAAGACCTTGGAATTAGTACTTCAAAAATTTCAAGGCCTACGAGAGTTGTTCTAAATGGTCTCAGAAGAAAAG GGTTTGAAGTTTACCTTGTGGGGGGCTGTGTGAGGGACCTTATATTGCAACGGATACCGAAGGATTTTGATATAATAACCTCTGCAGAACTAAAAGAg GTAATGAGAATATTTTCTCGATGTGAGATGATTGGAAAACGTTTTCCAATTTGTCATGTGCACATTGATGATACCGTTGTGGAG GTTTCAAGCTTTAGCACCCGTGCAACAAGGTTTGGGAGAGACTTGAGCTTTGATCTTGAGAAACCTGTTGGTTGTGATGAGAAAGATTATAATCGCTGGAGAAATTGCCTTCAGAGAGATTTTACAATAAATGG ACTGATGTTTGACCCTTATGAAAGGTTGGTGTATGACTACACGGGCGGAGTAAATGATATTAGGAAAGCTAAA GTACAAACTATTAAACCTGCCATTCTGTCCTTGACTGAGGATTGTG CTCGTATTCTTCGTGCTGTTCGAATTGCTGCAAGATTGGGTTTTCGATTTTCAAGAGAGACAGCTcttgctttaaaaaaattatctactTCAATTCTACGGCTGGATAGG GGAAGGCTTCTGATGGAAGTCAATTACATGATGGCATATGGCTCTGCAGAAGCCTCGTTGAGACTATTGTGGAAAGTTGGTCTTTTAGAAATAATATTACCTATTCAG GCAGCATATTTTGTAAACCATGGTTTCCGGAGACGTGACAAGCGGTATAACATGCTTTTG TCTTTATTCTCCAACCTTGATAAACTTCTGGCACCTGACAGGCCATGTCATAATAGCTTATG GTTTGCTATCTTGGCATTTCATAAAGCTTTGTCGGATCAGCCTAGAGATCCTCTGGTGATAGCTGCATTTAGCCTTGCTGTCCACAATGGTGGAGATTTATCGGAAGCTGTAAGTATAGCAAGACGTATCTCTAAACAACATGATAATAGCTTTCGTGAACTACTGGAACCTAGATACCTCGAGTCGGAGGAACTAGTAGATGACGTTATGGGCTTCGCGGGTTCTGTAAGACGTGCTCTGACCAATATGACCGACGAGTACTTTGTTTCCCAGGCTATGGCTAAATATCCCAAATCTCCGTTTTCGGATCTT GTATTCTTCCCGCTGGCATTGTATCTAAGGGTGTGCAAGATTTTTGAATGCGTCAAAGGTGGGAGGGAAAAAGGATTTGCGTCAAAACGCGGTAGTAAGATCGATTATGAAGAACTAGCATTTGGAAGTTTGAAAGAAGTGCGGCATGTGTTTGCGAGAGTGATCTTTGATACTTTATACCCCATCGAGCATAGACTTAAAAAATGA
- the LOC140976433 gene encoding long chain base biosynthesis protein 2d-like: MITIPYVTALTTYFSYGLLFAFGQFRDFFRKIVDRLSHSSLQGYAPICLGLEDFYIRRLYLRIQDCFNRPISSPPDAWFDVVERVSKDNNKTLQRTTRVTRCLNLGSYNYLGFAAADEYCTPRVIESLNFFFPSTCSTRADGGTTKLHIELEDCVANFVGKPAAIVFGMGYVTNSAILPVLIGKGGLIISDSLNHNSIVNGARGSGATVRVFQHNTPSHLEKVLREQIAEGQPRTHRPWKKIIVVVEGIYSMEGELCKLPEIVSICKKYKAYVYLDEAHSIGAVGKTGRGVCELLGVDTADVDIMMGTFTKSFGSCGGYIAGSKELIDYLKYTCPAHLYATSISPPAAQQIISSIKVILGEDGSSRGARKLANIRENSNFFRSELQKMGFEVLGDNDSPVMPIMLYNPAKIPAFSRECLKRNVAVVTVAFPATPLLLARARICISAAHSKEDLVNALEVISSVGDLVGIKYFPAEPTKPPLEGDRIKLE; encoded by the exons ATGATCACCATCCCGTACGTCACTGCTTTGACCACTTATTTTAGCTACGGCCTCCTATTCGCTTTCGGACAGTTCCGCGATTTTTTCCGGAAGATTGTCGATCGGTTGTCTCACAGCAGCCTTCAG GGTTATGCTCCAATATGTTTGGGGCTTGAGGATTTCTACATTCGGCGGCTGTATTTACGGATTCAG GATTGCTTTAACAGACCAATATCAAGCCCTCCTGATGCTTGGTTTGATGTGGTGGAGCGTGTCTCCAAGGACAATAACAAAACTCTGCA GCGAACTACAAGAGTTACTAGGTGCCTCAACTTGGGTTCGTATAACTATCTGGGGTTTGCTGCAGCAGATGAATACTGCACACCTCGGGTAATTGAgtccttgaatttttttttcccgagCACCTGTAGTACCCGGGCTGATGGAG GTACAACCAAATTGCATATTGAATTGGAGGATTGTGTAGCAAATTTCGTAGGAAAGCCAGCTGCCATAGTTTTTGGCATGGGTTATGTGACAAATTCTGCCATTCTTCCTGTATTAATTGGGAAG GGAGGTTTGATCATCAGTGATTCATTGAACCATAACTCTATAGTTAACGGCGCTCGGGGATCTGGGGCAACTGTTCGAGTCTTTCAGCATAACA CACCATCTCATTTGGAGAAGGTTTTGAGGGAACAAATTGCAGAGGGACAGCCTAGAACACACAGACCTTGGAAAAAGATAATTGTCGTGGTGGAGGGAATCTACAGCATGGAAGGGGAACTGTGCAAGCTCCCCGAAATTGTTTCCATATGTAAGAAGTACAAG GCATATGTTTATCTGGACGAGGCTCACAGCATTGGTGCTGTTGGGAAAACTGGGAGGGGTGTCTGTGAACTATTGGGAGTTGATACGGCGGATGTGGACATTATGATGGGAACTTTCACAAAATCATTTGGGTCATGTGGTGGTTATATAGCGGGATCTAAG GAACTTATTGATTACTTGAAATACACGTGCCCTGCTCATCTTTATGCAACATCAATATCACCACCAGCTGCACAGCAAATTATTTCTTCCATTAAAGTTATTCTTGGAGAAGATGGCTCTAGCAGAG GGGCTCGGAAACTGGCAAATATCCGTGAGAACAGCAACTTTTTCAGATCAGAATTGCAGAAAATGGGTTTTGAAGTTCTCGGGGATAATGATTCCCCCGTGATGCCCATAATGCTTTATAATCCGGCAAAAATTCCTGCTTTTTCACGAGAGTGCCTCAAACGGAAT GTGGCTGTGGTCACGGTTGCTTTTCCTGCTACTCCTTTATTGTTGGCCCGTGCACGCATTTGCATTTCTGCTGCTCATTCAAAGGAAGACCTTGTTAACGCTTTAGAG GTTATCAGCAGTGTTGGTGACCTTGTAGGCATAAAATACTTTCCTGCTGAGCCCACGAAACCTCCGTTGGAGGGTGACAGAATTAAGCTGGAGTGA
- the LOC140976044 gene encoding CASP-like protein 1F1 — protein MAGVVSSPLKTHKIFFLTQISLRILSFAASLAAAWMMLTNKQNALVYGIWVSASYSYSSAFKFFAYANIIACAFSVVSLFLASIFGYTEINPTNYFAMFVHDLIITVLLMAGCAAATAIGFVGKYGVSEAGWLPLCDHFPPFCNRGAAATTLSYFSVVFYMVLTIISAKKSRQIQV, from the exons ATGGCAGGAGTTGTTAGCTCACCTCTGAAAACCCACAAAATCTTCTTTTTGACACAGATTTCCCTCAGAATTCTGTCTTTTGCAGCGTCCTTGGCCGCTGCATGGATGATGCTCACAAACAAGCAAAATGCTTTGGTTTACGGTATCTGGGTCAGTGCCAGTTACAGCTACTCTTCCGCTTTCAA GTTCTTTGCGTACGCGAATATCATAGCGTGCGCCTTCTCCGTTGTCTCTCTCTTTCTTGCTTCCATCTTCGGCTACACAGAGATAAATCCGACGAATTACTTTGCCATGTTCGTTCACGATCTG ATTATCACTGTTTTATTGATGGCCGGGTGCGCGGCGGCCACGGCGATAGGTTTCGTGGGGAAATACGGAGTCAGTGAAGCGGGCTGGCTGCCATTGTGCGACCACTTTCCTCCGTTTTGCAACAGAGGCGCGGCGGCGACCACACTTTCTTATTTCAGCGTCGTCTTCTACATGGTTCTTACTATAATTTCTGCCAAAAAATCGCGCCAGATACAAGTTTGA
- the LOC140976435 gene encoding mitochondrial phosphate carrier protein 3, mitochondrial-like, with translation MGFPEKSSTQSLIPGFLYSSSITSKRYVNLEQNLVPSGFSYSSGPSVPTPSMAGIKQNFVIPAPKESRIELFSPAYYAACTVGGILCCGLTHMAVTPLDLVKCNXHINIPLDLVKCDMQIDPTKYKSISSGFGILLKEQGIRGFFKGWAPTLLGYSAQGACKYGFYEFFKKYYSDIAGPENAAKYKTLIYLAGSASAEVIADVALCPFEAVKVRVQTQPGFARGLSDGFPKFIRAEGTLGLYKGIVPLWGRQIPYTMMKFSTFENIVEAIYKNYIPTPKDQCSKSQQLGISFAGGYLAGVLCAIVSHPADNLVSFLNNAKGATMGDAVNKLGLLGLCTRGLPLRIVMVGTLTGAQWGIYDAFKVFVGLPTTGGGSPAPAHK, from the exons ATGGGCTTCCCTGAAAAGTCGTCAACGCAGTCTTTGATCCCAGGTTTCCTTTACTCTTCGTCGATTACATCGAAGAGATACGTGAATTTGGAACAGAATCTGGTGCCGTCCGGTTTCAGTTATTCATCCGGACCGTCTGTTCCGACGCCGTCAATGGCTGGGATCAAGCAGAACTTTGTGATCCCGGCGCCGAAGGAGAGCAGGATAGAGTTGTTCTCGCCGGCGTATTACGCAGCTTGCACAGTCGGAGGGATCTTGTGCTGTGGCCTTACTCACATGGCTGTCACCCCTCTTGATCTTGTCAAGTGCAATNtacatataaatatacctcTTGATCTTGTCAAGTGCGATATGCAG ATTGATCCTACCAAGTACAAAAGCATTTCCTCTGGTTTTGGAATTCTACTGAAGGAGCAAGGAATCAGAGGTTTTTTCAAGGGTTGGGCACCAACCCTGCTCGGGTACAGTGCCCAGGGAGCATGCAAGTATGGTTTCTACGAATTTTTCAAGAAGTATTACTCAGATATAGCTGGTCCTGAAAACGCTGCCAAGTACAAGACCTTGATCTACCTTGCGGGATCTGCATCTGCTGAGGTAATTGCTGATGTTGCTCTCTGTCCTTTCGAGGCGGTAAAAGTTCGAGTTCAAACTCAACCCGGATTCGCTAGAGGGTTATCTGATGGATTCCCGAAGTTTATCAGAGCTGAAGGAACTTTAGG GCTCTACAAAGGGATTGTACCACTTTGGGGACGACAGATTCCAT ATACAATGATGAAATTTTCGACATTTGAGAATATTGTGGAGGctatttacaaaaattatattcCGACTCCGAAGGATCAGTGCAGCAAAAGCCAGCAACTGGGCATTAGTTTCGCTGGTGGGTACCTGGCTGGAGTACTGTGTGCCATTGTTTCACACCCTGCTGATAATCTAGTGTCTTTCCTCAACAATGCCAAAGGAGCAACAATGGGCGAT GCCGTGAATAAGCTTGGTTTATTGGGTCTATGCACTCGTGGCCTCCCTTTACGTATTGTCATGGTTGGCACTCTCACTGGAGCACAATGGGGCATTTACGACGCATTCAAAGTTTTTGTTGGGCT GCCTACTACCGGTGGTGGAAGTCCTGCTCCTGCACACAAGTGA
- the LOC140976434 gene encoding uncharacterized protein isoform X1 encodes MAISAGLGFSRLPYYPLRLPLRQCFLQVRVGYTATIEAFDETESEKGVIDSQSGGLVHQEAIQWKKFKSKDLGISTSKISRPTRVVLNGLRRKGFEVYLVGGCVRDLILQRIPKDFDIITSAELKEVMRIFSRCEMIGKRFPICHVHIDDTVVEVSSFSTRATRFGRDLSFDLEKPVGCDEKDYNRWRNCLQRDFTINGLMFDPYERLVYDYTGGVNDIRKAKVQTIKPAILSLTEDCARILRAVRIAARLGFRFSRETALALKKLSTSILRLDRGRLLMEVNYMMAYGSAEASLRLLWKVGLLEIILPIQAAYFVNHGFRRRDKRYNMLLSLFSNLDKLLAPDRPCHNSLWFAILAFHKALSDQPRDPLVIAAFSLAVHNGGDLSEAVSIARRISKQHDNSFRELLEPRYLESEELVDDVMGFAGSVRRALTNMTDEYFVSQAMAKYPKSPFSDLVFFPLALYLRVCKIFECVKGGREKGFASKRGSKIDYEELAFGSLKEVRHVFARVIFDTLYPIEHRLKK; translated from the exons ATGGCCATTTCAGCTGGCTTAGGATTTTCTCGTCTCCCGTATTATCCTCTCCGCTTGCCTCTCCGCCAATGTTTTCTCCAG GTAAGGGTGGGATATACGGCTACAATTGAAGCATTTGATGAAACAGAGAGTGAAAAAGGTG TGATTGATAGCCAGAGTGGTGGTCTTGTGCATCAGGAGGCGATACAGTGGAAAAAGTTTAAGTCCAAAGACCTTGGAATTAGTACTTCAAAAATTTCAAGGCCTACGAGAGTTGTTCTAAATGGTCTCAGAAGAAAAG GGTTTGAAGTTTACCTTGTGGGGGGCTGTGTGAGGGACCTTATATTGCAACGGATACCGAAGGATTTTGATATAATAACCTCTGCAGAACTAAAAGAg GTAATGAGAATATTTTCTCGATGTGAGATGATTGGAAAACGTTTTCCAATTTGTCATGTGCACATTGATGATACCGTTGTGGAG GTTTCAAGCTTTAGCACCCGTGCAACAAGGTTTGGGAGAGACTTGAGCTTTGATCTTGAGAAACCTGTTGGTTGTGATGAGAAAGATTATAATCGCTGGAGAAATTGCCTTCAGAGAGATTTTACAATAAATGG ACTGATGTTTGACCCTTATGAAAGGTTGGTGTATGACTACACGGGCGGAGTAAATGATATTAGGAAAGCTAAA GTACAAACTATTAAACCTGCCATTCTGTCCTTGACTGAGGATTGTG CTCGTATTCTTCGTGCTGTTCGAATTGCTGCAAGATTGGGTTTTCGATTTTCAAGAGAGACAGCTcttgctttaaaaaaattatctactTCAATTCTACGGCTGGATAGG GGAAGGCTTCTGATGGAAGTCAATTACATGATGGCATATGGCTCTGCAGAAGCCTCGTTGAGACTATTGTGGAAAGTTGGTCTTTTAGAAATAATATTACCTATTCAG GCAGCATATTTTGTAAACCATGGTTTCCGGAGACGTGACAAGCGGTATAACATGCTTTTG TCTTTATTCTCCAACCTTGATAAACTTCTGGCACCTGACAGGCCATGTCATAATAGCTTATG GTTTGCTATCTTGGCATTTCATAAAGCTTTGTCGGATCAGCCTAGAGATCCTCTGGTGATAGCTGCATTTAGCCTTGCTGTCCACAATGGTGGAGATTTATCGGAAGCTGTAAGTATAGCAAGACGTATCTCTAAACAACATGATAATAGCTTTCGTGAACTACTGGAACCTAGATACCTCGAGTCGGAGGAACTAGTAGATGACGTTATGGGCTTCGCGGGTTCTGTAAGACGTGCTCTGACCAATATGACCGACGAGTACTTTGTTTCCCAGGCTATGGCTAAATATCCCAAATCTCCGTTTTCGGATCTT GTATTCTTCCCGCTGGCATTGTATCTAAGGGTGTGCAAGATTTTTGAATGCGTCAAAGGTGGGAGGGAAAAAGGATTTGCGTCAAAACGCGGTAGTAAGATCGATTATGAAGAACTAGCATTTGGAAGTTTGAAAGAAGTGCGGCATGTGTTTGCGAGAGTGATCTTTGATACTTTATACCCCATCGAGCATAGACTTAAAAAATGA